The Aestuariibius sp. HNIBRBA575 nucleotide sequence CGCCGGCGATCCAAGCCCCCCGGCCCCAACCACCAAAACACGCGCGTTTTTCAACGCCTTTTGCCCCGGACCGCCCAATTCGCGCAGCACGATATGGCGGGCATATCGGTCCAGTTCTGTTTCGGAAAATGTCGGCTTTGGCCCCATATCGGGGGTGGTACGCATCGCGCGCGCCTTTAGGCGGCGCACCAATTTGGCATAGCCCCAGATGATCGTGCCAAATGCCAGCAACATCACCCAAAGCGCGGCGGATTCGCCGGTTGCCTGACGCAGCGGATGCCCATCCGGCAGGATCAGGTGCAGCAAAATCACAGCGCCAAACAACACCGCAATCATCGTTGTGCGAATGTGCATCGGGATTTTCATCACGATGCCGATCCCCCACATCGCCGCCGCCATGGATAGGACAACGATCACTTGGACGGCTCCGCAACTCCGGTCGAGCCAAAGCCACCCGCCCCACGTTCTGTTTCATCCAGCCCCTGCACCTCCGCAAAGCCCGCCTGAACAACGGGCGCGACCACCAATTGCGCAATCCGGTCGCCATGGGCGACCGTAAACGGCTGATCCCCGGCATTCATCAAAATGACCCCAACCGGGCCACGATAATCGCTGTCAATTGTACCAGGCGTGTTGGGCAATGTGATCCCGTGTTTCAACGCCAATCCGGATCGGGGCCGGACCTGAACTTCGAACCCATCCGGAATGGCCATACGCAGGCCGGTGGGGATCAACTGACGTGCGCCCGGTGCCAAAGTAACCGGCATCCTGTCGTCAAAATTGGCGCAGATATCTGCACCAGCAGCCCCTGATGTCTGGTAATTCGGCAAAGGCAGCGTTTGATCTGCCCCGTCCAACCATTCCAGCGCCACAACCGGGGTCATTTCAACGCCTCTGCGATGCGAACGGCCAGTTTGCGGGCCACGTCATCTTTGGTCATGCGCGGCCAATCCTCGGCGCCGTCCGCATGGATCAGGGTCACGTCGTTTTCGGTCCCGCCCATGATCCCGGTTTCTGGGCTGACATCATTGGCCAATATCCAATCGCACCCCTTGCGGGCGCGTTTGGCCGTGGCATGTGCCATCACATCATCCGTTTCCGCAGCAAATCCGACCACCAATGCAGGGCGACCATCCGTCATTTGGCTGACCGTCGCCAGAATGTCGGGGTTTTCGGCAAATTCCAAAACGGGCAATCCGTTACCGTCTTTCTTGATTTTGCTATCAGACGCATTTGCCATCCGCCAATCCGCCACGGCTGCGGCAAAAACCCCGGCATCCGCGGGCAATGCGTTTTGCACGGCCTCCAACATCTGTTTAGCGGTTTGCACAGCGATCACTTTGACGCCGGCGGGCGGCGGCACATCCGAAGGCCCGGTGACAAATGTCACATCTGCGCCCAGCGCTGACAGGGCATTTGCAATCGCGGTCCCTTGGGATCCAGATGACC carries:
- the dut gene encoding dUTP diphosphatase, whose amino-acid sequence is MTPVVALEWLDGADQTLPLPNYQTSGAAGADICANFDDRMPVTLAPGARQLIPTGLRMAIPDGFEVQVRPRSGLALKHGITLPNTPGTIDSDYRGPVGVILMNAGDQPFTVAHGDRIAQLVVAPVVQAGFAEVQGLDETERGAGGFGSTGVAEPSK